A single region of the Halobacterium wangiae genome encodes:
- a CDS encoding DUF7535 family protein produces MSVAPEPVKKVLRTVTKPYGPRADSEMNTIGWLLFLGLLFVLVPLLPILVGLWVVTTVWDYLSSQFSSDE; encoded by the coding sequence ATGAGCGTCGCTCCGGAGCCCGTGAAGAAGGTCCTGCGAACGGTCACCAAACCCTACGGTCCGCGAGCGGACAGCGAGATGAACACCATCGGGTGGCTACTGTTCCTCGGACTGCTGTTCGTCCTCGTCCCGCTGCTGCCGATTCTCGTCGGCCTGTGGGTGGTCACGACCGTCTGGGACTACCTCTCCAGCCAGTTCTCCAGCGACGAGTAG
- a CDS encoding ornithine cyclodeaminase family protein, translating to METLLLNKEDVDVNTPMPELISAVEDAFAAYENGDAQMPAKSYIDLPQYNGDFRSMPAYLDAGSWDAAGIKWVNVHPDNPDDFDLPTVMGTMVYSDPENAYPLALMDGTELTMKRTGAAAAVATDHLAIEDATSFGVVGAGVQAYTQLEAIAAVRDIEEVVVSDIDDEAVQKFVDYFADDFDVRGGSIADAGHCDVLSTVTPVEEPLVAPEDLADHTHVNAMGADAEGKHELADDILLASKLVIDDYAQTTHSGEINVPYNAGVLTDADIYGEIGEIVTGQKDGRTTDDTVTVFDSTGLAIQDVAAAHVVYEHADEHDNGYPFDLLGV from the coding sequence ATGGAGACGCTCCTGCTCAACAAGGAGGACGTGGACGTAAACACGCCGATGCCGGAGCTGATATCGGCGGTCGAGGACGCGTTCGCGGCCTACGAGAACGGGGACGCACAGATGCCCGCGAAGTCCTACATCGACCTCCCGCAGTACAACGGCGACTTCCGGTCGATGCCCGCCTACCTTGACGCCGGGTCGTGGGACGCCGCCGGCATCAAGTGGGTCAACGTCCACCCCGACAACCCCGACGACTTCGACCTCCCGACCGTGATGGGGACGATGGTGTACTCCGACCCCGAGAACGCCTACCCGCTCGCGCTCATGGACGGCACCGAACTCACGATGAAGCGCACGGGTGCGGCAGCCGCCGTCGCTACCGACCACCTCGCAATCGAGGACGCCACCTCCTTCGGCGTCGTCGGCGCCGGCGTCCAGGCGTACACCCAGCTGGAGGCCATCGCGGCCGTCCGCGACATCGAGGAGGTCGTCGTCAGCGACATCGACGACGAGGCCGTCCAGAAGTTCGTCGACTACTTCGCCGACGACTTCGACGTCCGCGGCGGCTCCATCGCGGACGCCGGCCACTGCGACGTGCTCTCGACGGTCACGCCCGTCGAGGAGCCACTGGTCGCCCCCGAGGACCTCGCCGACCACACGCACGTCAACGCGATGGGCGCCGACGCCGAGGGCAAACACGAACTCGCCGACGACATCCTCCTCGCCAGTAAACTCGTCATCGACGACTACGCCCAGACGACTCACTCCGGCGAGATCAACGTCCCGTACAACGCCGGCGTCCTCACCGACGCCGACATCTACGGCGAGATCGGCGAGATCGTCACCGGCCAGAAGGACGGCCGCACCACCGACGACACCGTCACCGTCTTCGACTCCACCGGCCTCGCCATCCAAGACGTCGCCGCCGCCCACGTCGTCTACGAGCACGCCGACGAACACGACAACGGCTACCCGTTCGACCTGCTGGGCGTCTAG